In Triticum aestivum cultivar Chinese Spring chromosome 5B, IWGSC CS RefSeq v2.1, whole genome shotgun sequence, the following proteins share a genomic window:
- the LOC123110635 gene encoding uncharacterized protein: MASVALRLSRAAWRTTKSGRFALRLPGRDLTGDTTITARTRPLLRSPNSAAASTSPSDFFLRRTIATLPSGEDSPLTVGDAPDDLEDEFRPDPDTVPYFDEKDLASDETLWALYERWCRFHGMARDHDEMTRRFGRFKFKARHVYEFNKSGRSYTKGLTQFSDLEPGEFFAPRRCPRTHRTGSHFFTNDRDEVTAICTDGCLEKYEGPVWIIRNGKEP; the protein is encoded by the exons ATGGCGTCCGTCGCATTAAGGCTCTCACGGGCCGCTTGGAGAACCACCAAGTCCGGCCGCTTCGCTCTTCGCTTACCCGGCCGCGATCTCACTGGAGATACCACCATAACCGCCCGGACGCGGCCCTTACTTAGATCCCCAAACTCCGCCGCCGCCTCAACCAGCCCCTCGGACTTCTTCCTCCGGCGCACCATCGCTACCCTCCCCTCCGGTGAGGACTCCCCTTTGACTGTCGGCGACGCACCAGATGACCTCGAGGATGAGTTCCGCCCTG ACCCGGACACCGTACCCTACTTCGACGAGAAGGACCTCGCGTCGGATGAAACCCTGTGGGCTCTGTACGAGCGGTGGTGCCGCTTCCATGGAATGGCGCGCGACCACGACGAGATGACTCGGCGATTTGGTCGTTTCAAGTTCAAGGCGCGGCATGTCTACGAGTTCAACAAATCGGGTAGGAGCTACACCAAGGGGCTCACCCAGTTCTCCGATTTGGAGCCAGGGGAGTTCTTCGCCCCTCGTCGCTGTCCCAGGACTCACAGAACTGGTAGTCATTTCTTCACCAACGACAGAGATGAGGTCACGGCTATCTGTACTGACGGGTGTCTTGAAAAATATGAGGGCCCCGTTTGGATAATCCGTAATGGTAAGGAGCCATAA